The DNA segment TTTTCGGTGCGGGAAGGTGGCGCCCTGGTATTCATCTGCCATGATGTCAACGGTGACCTTTTCGGGAATCTCGGCCTCGGAAACACCCTCCGGGGCATCGGGCCTGGCACTGATTTGGGCTGCGGCGATTTTTGCGCGCGCCTCATCATTCGCCGGCAGAGGGTCGAGTCGATCTTTCCCGACCGCATGGCATTGCCCGCAATCCCGGTCGGCAAACACCTGACCGGTCATCTGGGCATGGCATCCGGCGCAGTTTTTGTGCTGCTTGGCCTCGTCGTGGCATCCCACGCAGCTCTTGATTGAATCCGAATTGTGCATGGCAGGGCCGAGGGCCACATTATCGCCATCCGCAGATCCAGGAAGTGTATGGCATTTGCGGCACGGCTCAAGGGATGCATGGTGGCATGCGCGGCAGGTTTGGGAGGCTGCTTCATGTGTGACATGGTCAAAGGCGACGGGCTGCATCCACTGCTTGGGGAGCTCTTCGCTTTCGACGGCTTCTTTAAGCCAATCCGCCATCAGGACGGCATCCGGTTGGCCGCGTTTCATTCGGGGCACATCCGAGAGTTTTTTTATTTTCTTCTGGCCTTTTCGGCTGTGGCAGCCGGCACAATCAAACGGTCCGGCATCTTTTTCGGCTTCCGCGAGGCGCTTGTGGCAGTTGACACAGTCCGTATGCGCAGCATAACGATAGGAGCGGGTATCTTCAACTTTTTGGTCCTTGTGGCAGTAACGGCAGGAGCCTTCTTCGCCCTTTTTATAAACCGTTTTTTCCAGTTTCTTATCGTATTCGTGATGGCAGGCCCCGCAGTTGTTCTCGTAAGTCTGCGGCTTGAATTTGATTTTCTCTGTTTTCGTGTGCCGGAAATGAAGGGATTTGGAAAACGGAATCCGCTGCCAGGCGGATGAAATTTCGGGCTTACGCTGATGACAGGCACGGCATTCGCCGGTCAATGGGCCTGAGTTCTCGCCGCTTTTCTGCATTTCCTGGTGGCAGCCGGCGCACTCCGCGTGGTATTTCTCCATGGCCGCTTTTGAGTCGAGATCCCTGGTATTTTTAAACTCAAAATTGAATTTTTCCGGCTGCCCCGCATCCGACATCTTATCATGGCATGTCTGGCAGCCTTTGTCCGTCAGCGCCTTTGTGTGCTTGTCATGGAGAAAAACGACCGCCGGCATTTTGCCGGCCGCCTCGGTAGATGGCAATTTAAGGGTCACCATGTCCACCCGGCTGTTTTCCTGTCGGGCAGCACTATGATCCGAGCTTAAAATGCTTGCCACTGAGAGCGAGATCAAAAGAAAAGCGGTTAAAATATAATGATTGCGCCGCCGGGAAAGGAATCTTTTTGTCATGCCAATACCCTGTCTTAAAATTCATCCGACCATAATCTTTTTGCGCTGTCGTTATAAACAGTGTTCGAAGCTAATTCCTACCATTACCGTATGAAATGTCAATCAAATTCCTACTAATTTCGTGTGAATTTTTAAAATTTATTTTGAAACGCTCAATTAAGGATCGACAAAATTGTCGAACAAAACCATGAATTGTCGACCAAATGCCTTGCTGGTTTTGAAATAAGCTTTTGAAATTATATTAAAATAAATGTTGGCACGGAAAGTGTATCCTATAGGGTAAATGTCGACATTGCATAAAATTTTATCTTTAATTCTAAGGAGGCAGTATTCATGAAAAGACAAATTCGGCTTGTTATTCTGGCGGCTTCACTGGTTGTTGCTCTCAGCGCCGGGCTGGGCTGGGCGATGTCGCCGGTTAACCAAATCCTGGCGGATTCGCCGGTGATTGCGGCCAATGGGCACGGGCCCGGCGATGGGAGCGGTAACGGGGGCGATGGACCCAGGGACGGCACGGGTCACGGTCCGGGTGATTGTTCCCTTAATCAAATGAAGAGTCATTCGGCGAAAGATTTTCTCGCCGGTCACGGCAAAGGTCATGGCAAGGGCAACGGTCGCGGTCATGGTCCGGGTGACGGTTCCGGCGCAAGCTACCACGGCCAGGGGTTTGCTGAGCGAAACTGCTATGATAGTGAAAATACCGGCGGCGCTGGGCGCACAGGCACCTTCCGGATGATTGAGACCGGCGAACCGATGGAGCTTTCCGGCACGATTGTTGAAGTCTGCACGGAAGGGCAGGGCATTAAAATCGATACCGGGGTTGCGGTTGTTACGGTTTACGGCATCGGGCCGATCCGGTACTGGGCGGATGAAGGCGTGGCAAGGCCGACAGTGGGAGAGGATGTCACTGTCAATGCGGTTGAGGTAATCTTCAGCGACGGCAGCACCAAACTGATTGCTACGGATATGACCGTCAGCGGCGAAACCATTGACCTGCGTGATGACGCCGGGTTCCCTCTGTGGCGGGGCGGCAACAGCCAGCGCGTTCAAAAACGCGACTGCCTGGAATAATCCTTGTAATTTTTCACCGGGTTAAATTATCCTGAGCGTTATGGAGGCGTTAACAACCGAAGCGGTTTCCGGAAAACTCAAAAGATTGACCCCGGTTCTTCTGCTGATGACCGGTTTATGCTTGCTTTGATACATACCAACAAACAGTGATCGAATGCGACGTTTCCCGAAAATTCTAATATTTGCCTTGAGCCTTTTTGTTCTGACAGCACAAGGCGCCCGGGCC comes from the Desulfobacterales bacterium genome and includes:
- a CDS encoding cytochrome c3 family protein encodes the protein MTKRFLSRRRNHYILTAFLLISLSVASILSSDHSAARQENSRVDMVTLKLPSTEAAGKMPAVVFLHDKHTKALTDKGCQTCHDKMSDAGQPEKFNFEFKNTRDLDSKAAMEKYHAECAGCHQEMQKSGENSGPLTGECRACHQRKPEISSAWQRIPFSKSLHFRHTKTEKIKFKPQTYENNCGACHHEYDKKLEKTVYKKGEEGSCRYCHKDQKVEDTRSYRYAAHTDCVNCHKRLAEAEKDAGPFDCAGCHSRKGQKKIKKLSDVPRMKRGQPDAVLMADWLKEAVESEELPKQWMQPVAFDHVTHEAASQTCRACHHASLEPCRKCHTLPGSADGDNVALGPAMHNSDSIKSCVGCHDEAKQHKNCAGCHAQMTGQVFADRDCGQCHAVGKDRLDPLPANDEARAKIAAAQISARPDAPEGVSEAEIPEKVTVDIMADEYQGATFPHRKIVKALAKKTKKSKLAAAFHSGRPETLCMGCHHNSPASLTPPRCVSCHNLNKEGAADSRPGLKGAYHGQCIGCHQQMEIEKPAATDCTECHKKSDKTLKANSG